The DNA region GGCAGCGGCGGCCGCGCCGCCAAGGCCTGGCTGGAACGACTGCGCGCGCTCGCACCCGGAATGTGCGTCACCGCGCTGCCGTTCGCGCAGGTCGACCCGAACGCGCTGGCCGCCGCCGGGGACGTCACCCTCGCCGACCGGGCCCTCAACGCGCCCGCCGACCTGATCGACTCCCTGCTCACGGTGAAATCCGTGCGCGGCGTGGCCATTCCGGACGCGGGCACCATCGACACCGAGGGCGCCACCCTGTTCGCACACCACGGGTTCACCACCACCGTGCTCGCCGACAACGCCGTCGCACCCCTCGACGGACGCTCCAACCTGCTCGCGGCCAAGACCCCGCCGAGCACTCCGCCCGCCACACCCGCGACGCCCGGCAGCACACCGGAACCCGGCACACCCGACATGGTCACCCTGGCCGACGTGGTCGTGCCGCCCGCCACCGGCACCACCACGCAGCCCGCGCCCGCCGCCCCGCACGCCGCCACCTTCGACAGCTGGGCCGCCACCGCCCTGGCCGCCATCGGATCCAACCCGCCGACCCCGGCCTTCACCCCGGACAAGGCCCGCTACGACGTCACCGTCGACTCCCGCGCCGCCCGATTGCAGGACGCGCTCGGCGCCGTCGCCTGGACCGCGCTCAACCCGCAGCCCGGCCGGCCGCGCACCGCGCTGCTGGTACCGCCGCAGCAGTGGGGCGCCAACCGCGACGAGGCCTCCGCCGTGCTCGGGCAACTGGACCTGCAACTGCGCAACAACCTGGCCACCCCGCGGTCGCTCACCGAACTGCTTGCGCAACAGCCGGATCCACAGCCCTACACGCTCGACTATCTCGACCGGGCCGCCGACGACGCCGTCCCCGCGCACTTCGCCGAACCCGTGCACCAGCAGGGACAGCGCATCACCCAACTGATGAGCGCGCTGGTGGACGTGCCGCAGCAGGAACTCAGCCCGCGCGCCTTCCTCACCCCGCTGCGCGACGACCTGATCCGGGTGCTGTCGCTGACCGACCGGCGCGCCGGCGGCGGGGCCGCCGACACCAACGCCCAGCGGCGCTTGGACCAGACCACCAAAACCATGGACAACCTGTACGGATCGGTGACCGTGCTGCCGCCCGGCGGCGTCTACACCCTCGCCTCCGAACAGAGCCCGCTGCTGCTGGTCGCGCGCAACGATCTGCCGGTGGCCATCCGGGTGCGATTCAAGATCGACGCACCGGCCGAGACGAGCATCACCGACATCGGCGAACAGCAGTTGCCCGCCAAGGGAAATCGGTCGTTCCAGATCCCCACCGAGGTCTCCGACAGCCGCAACCTGACCATTCCCATCGGGCTCAGCACGCCGGACGGGGTGCCGCTCGGCAATGCGGTCTCGGTCTCGGTGCGCTCCAACGCCTACGGTCAGGTGTTGGCGATAATGACGGCGAGTGCCTGCGCACTCCTGCTCCTGCTGGTCGGTCGCCGGCTCTGGCACCGCTTCCGCGGGCAGTCCGATCCGGCCGACGAAGAGTTCGACGCGGGGGCTGTGCGCGAGAGCAAGCAGGATCGGCGGACGCGCAAGCGGGACAAGAAACGACAGGAGGCACGATGAGCGAGTACGGCGGGCCACGCTCATCCGGCCGACCAGAGGGCCCATCGGGTCAGCCGCACGGCGGATCCGGCCGACCGGAAGGACCGACCGGACGGCCCGAAGGACCCGACGGGCCGCCGCCGGCGCGGCGCACGCCCTCCGCGCCGTGGGAACGCGGCGCACCCCGGCCGGCTCCGCGCGGACCGCAGGGTCCCGCCTCCGGCGCGCAGTGGGCGGTTCCCGGTAATCCGCAAGGGATCCCCGGGCGCCCCTATCCGGGTCAACCGACCGGTCCTCAACGACAGGCGCCCGCCCCCGGCGAATCCGGGCCCATCATGCGACGCCCCCAACAGGGCCGGCCCGACCCCGGACGCGTCCCACCCGAAGAGCGCTACCACTGGGGACACCCCGGCGGCGAGGGCAACCGGCCCCCAGGCGCCGGACCCTCCTCGATGCCGCAGCGCTACCCGACACCGCCGATGTCCAACCCCAGACCGGGGCCGGCGACCGGGCCACAACGCCAAGCCAACTCGGGGCAGCAGCCCGTCGTCACCGCACCGCGGACCGACGAGAAGCTGGACAACTCCAACGCCAAGCTGGTCCGCGACACCAGCTCCCTCGCCGTCGCCACCCTGGTCAGCCGCATCACCGGATTCGCCAAACAGGCGCTGCTGCTGACCGTGCTCGGCCCGGCCATCGCCAGCGCCTTCACCATCGCCAGCTCGATTCCGAACATGATCTCGGAACTGCTGCTCGGCGCGGTGCTCACCGCCATCGTCGTACCCACGCTGGTTCGCGCCGAGCGCGAGGACGCCGACGGCGGCGCCGCCTTCGTGCGGCGACTGTTCACCACCGCGCTCACCGTGCTCGGCACCGGCACCGCCATCGCGCTGATCCTGACACCCGTGCTCACCGAGCACGTCTTCCTCTCCTCCGACAGCAAGGTCAACTCCGCGCTCACCACCGCGCTGACCTTCATGCTGGTCCCCGCGATCCTGCTGTACGGAATGTCGGCGCTGCTCATGGCGATCCTGAACACCCACCAGGTGTTCAAACCCGGCGCCTGGGCACCCGTCCTCAACAACTGCGTCGCCCTGGTGGTGCTCGGGCTCTACGCCCTGCTGCCCGGCGAACTGACGCTCAACCCGGTCCGGATGGGCGAACCGAAACTGCTGCTGCTCGGCATCGGCACCACCGTCGGCGTCGCCGTCCAGGTGGCGACGCTGCTGCCCGCCATCCGGCGCGAAGGCATCGACCTGCGGCCGCTGTGGGGAATCGACGCGCGGCTCAAGCAGTTCGGCGGCATGGCCGCGGCCATCATCCTCTACGTGCTGATCAGCCAGATCGGCTTCAGCTTCACGCTGCGCGTCGCCTCCCACGCCGACGTCGCCGGCCCGACCATCTACCAGAACGCGTGGCTGCTGCTGCAGCTGCCGTGGGGCGTCCTCGGCGTCACCCTGCTGACCGCCATCATGCCGCGCCTGAGCCGCAACG from Nocardia tengchongensis includes:
- a CDS encoding DUF6049 family protein translates to MTRAGSRRTLLSLVAVMLAVLTSLGISPGTGTPIAGAEPTGSGSGQTSGPKFLKLSLDSVTPTAITSNSDPYFVVSGTVTNIGDRPVDDVSVRIQRGGPVTSPSALRTTLRQDQASYDITGEFQDVADQLTAGQRKQFSVSVALHSGTELPGGVSSLDITAPGVYPLLLNVNGQPAYGGQARLDDARFLLPVLGVPGSADPKHGPGQPTPPAVDGPPVATTLLWPLADRPRLVAGQPGAPDAQALLTDDDLAASLAQGGRLDQLLSALESVVKPDSTRDRSLINAVCLAIDPDLLITVSDMTRDYRVLASPSDPEGPTRPGSGGRAAKAWLERLRALAPGMCVTALPFAQVDPNALAAAGDVTLADRALNAPADLIDSLLTVKSVRGVAIPDAGTIDTEGATLFAHHGFTTTVLADNAVAPLDGRSNLLAAKTPPSTPPATPATPGSTPEPGTPDMVTLADVVVPPATGTTTQPAPAAPHAATFDSWAATALAAIGSNPPTPAFTPDKARYDVTVDSRAARLQDALGAVAWTALNPQPGRPRTALLVPPQQWGANRDEASAVLGQLDLQLRNNLATPRSLTELLAQQPDPQPYTLDYLDRAADDAVPAHFAEPVHQQGQRITQLMSALVDVPQQELSPRAFLTPLRDDLIRVLSLTDRRAGGGAADTNAQRRLDQTTKTMDNLYGSVTVLPPGGVYTLASEQSPLLLVARNDLPVAIRVRFKIDAPAETSITDIGEQQLPAKGNRSFQIPTEVSDSRNLTIPIGLSTPDGVPLGNAVSVSVRSNAYGQVLAIMTASACALLLLLVGRRLWHRFRGQSDPADEEFDAGAVRESKQDRRTRKRDKKRQEAR